The genome window TGTTTGGAGCAGATGGTAGTCTCTTTGTCACTACTCAGGGCAGCGTGAGAGGGAGCTTCAGTGTCTTTTATGAAAGCCAGGTGTTGAAATATGACATTGCTACAGGGGCATCTAGCGTGTTTGTGCCACAGCCCGAACCATCCCCAGAGAGTTTTGGCTTTGTCAGCTTCTTAGGGCTCACTTTTGGTCCCGATGGTGATCTGTTTACCAGCGATTTTGCCAATGGCATTCGTCGTTACGATGAAATCACAGGTGAGCTAATAGACACGATTTCAACCAACTATACGGGTACGATTCCCAGTAACAACTTCATTGGTAATTTGACCTTTGACCCAAACAACATTCTCTATTCCGTTGGGTTTGACTTCACTCAAGGTAATCAGGGAGCTATTTTGCGCTTTGATGGCGAAACAGGAGATCCGCTACCATCCGATGGGCAGAGCAGTTCTGTCTTTGTGCCAACCAACCCTCTGTTAAGACGACCCATCGGGATTGCCTATTCACCTATTGTTGTTCCTGAGCCAGGACTGGCGATCGCCCTTCTGGTTTTGGGTGCGGCAGGGGTTGCATCCCGAACTAAACGCGATCGCTCTAACTCTTAAATCGAGTTTTGCTTGATGCTTAATCCCTGGAATCTTGAAGATTTCGGGGATTATAGCCGCAGCCACATTTGATGGGGCGGAGGCGAGTCAGAAAGCTACCTGGAATCAGGGTTTGAGTTGTAGCCTTTGTCCTAAGTTCTGTGATTCACAGATAGGGTTTGGAAATAAAACCAGGGGGGGTATGGGAGCTTCGCCCCCAGTCAGGGGTTCCACCCCTGCACCCCGAATTCCCACCCCTATTTACGACGAGTTGTACTAAGCTTTCTGACCAAAGCTATATCCCTGGTTTTGCATCTAAAGGATTAACCAAAGCATTTCAACCAGAAAGTGTGATCCAATGGAAATTATTTTTTGTAGATCTTTGATTATTTCTAAGTCAGAATGAATTGGTGAATTGAGGGATGATTGAATGAGCCAGTTTTTGACTGATGCTACCGCAGTAGCTGTTATGACCGGAGCGACTGCACTCTTAGCAGGTCTTGTTAGCTCTACCCCTCAAGACTCTTCTGCGAGATACCAGTGTGATCAACTCATAGAAGTGG of Oscillatoria sp. FACHB-1407 contains these proteins:
- a CDS encoding Vgb family protein — its product is MKKSFLGLSAATSLGVLASFGIGVPQADAALLVGNTRGNNVLIFDERSGTFGGEFIPAGTGGLQDPDDLTFGPDGNLYITSGSATSGAILKFDGETGEFLGRFDQGGTLLRPYGLAFGPDNKVYVSSFLTDEILRYDAVTGEFIDVFASGAGTVNGLNGPNDLLFGADGSLFVTTQGSVRGSFSVFYESQVLKYDIATGASSVFVPQPEPSPESFGFVSFLGLTFGPDGDLFTSDFANGIRRYDEITGELIDTISTNYTGTIPSNNFIGNLTFDPNNILYSVGFDFTQGNQGAILRFDGETGDPLPSDGQSSSVFVPTNPLLRRPIGIAYSPIVVPEPGLAIALLVLGAAGVASRTKRDRSNS